From Quercus robur chromosome 8, dhQueRobu3.1, whole genome shotgun sequence:
gagatggttatttatgcctttctctaaaagttcaagtcaaacatttaaaaacatgtgacttcaagattaagacatagtaatcaaaaaccataaacatctttcccacacaacatgcactacaaagcttcaactagtaaagtgcaataaataagctcattaaagctaaacaaggtacataaacttgttatgtaaagataatatggccaatcattgattataaatccaagatgtgaaatacaaaacacaaaaatctttttggttttaaaaaatttatgaccaaaaacaaaaaacacacattatgctaaataaacaatgcaaatgcaatgcatgacagtgcttaactaagctatagaaggtacacaaacaagaaatatcaatttcttaattaactcatgagtacatgtacaaactagtacatactcatacaaaatcaaaaaatagcTTAGCACATATATAACACATTCTATTCAAGTGTCTctacaatgtcaagcatgttctaaatcaagagagagatatcataactcatgtaatcctcaagaaaaataaaactagacacaaaataaattatttttgtctttttgaaattttttaatgtttttggattttttttaataaaaaaacaaccaaaaatagaaacaaGACATGTtcacaattaattgaaagaattaaatcagagACAAGTCAGCAGCACTaaccttagagaatcttttctcacccatctaacacgagtcttcggctttaTAGGTGAAAATTcatgagaagcagagtgtatttgaggaattataccaatcttctgagaaagactaaaatcctgcaaattcctttcacaagccaacaagcttaaatttttcaaaagaatatgaaacaatttatatggacttatggcaagagaaatatcatcacaaatcctagattgaaacacagaatgcttaaatttcagtttatgacaattaggacgaatgtgaccatggacaccacaaaagtggcagacaggaacaaatttaggaacatcggTATTCCTAGTGGGGTTTCCGGTCACAGGCTTTGGttcttgcctcaacaaagaacaatttggtctaatatgaccaacaacaccacaaaggtgacaagtaggcacaaaaacatatttattatgctctctaacaataggtttagacttaggtttagaaacttcagcgtctaCATTAGAACTTTTCCCTTTGTCTAACCTAAcaaaataagcattttctttattattcctcttaaaatgagagatataaactttctcaattttaggcttaagagaaacagaaacacttctgttatcaacagcagacttggtacaagtcaaattttcaattttagctttagattcaactaacttttgttccaagcttttcatcttctcatcttgagaggaaatttgatttctcaaaaattcattctttttattagattcatctaatctaacaaccaattcctctttttcaagattagccaattttaactcttcattgaatttcttaacaattttcatagatttcaataattcctcacgaagagtttcacaggcatcaataaaatcaacaaaagcatgagcagaaacatgatcagaaagacacttcaaattatccatgacaacaggggtcaaggatcagctcttagatcaaaagatctaaaacaaaagagcaacacgctctgataccatttgatagtttttagaccccttaaataattgattaaacctaggtaattagctaagttgttacttagtccaattaaacaagtctaggttatcacaataataaagatcaaatcatgcaaagtagcagaaaataaataacacaaaatatgatcacccaggaaaccaaaccgataaaaacctggggaggatttgacttagctatcctcaaggtaaaaagcaaatccactagaaagaatcgaagttcatacaataagacttacaagcccccacgctcgacttcgtattgctaccaactagtagaacttactgacacgaccacgtgcaagctccgaatccacagactccttctttcttggattcaccaccagatacaagcacacccgcttgtgttttctttaaccttcaatggcagtaactaaattgatcatcaaggcgtagataaatcttctccttgaaaaccctaagtttgtgtaaaggaaagctcctctagatctcacaaaagatttacacaaaccgcaattatgagcaacactaaaacgtggttagggtttgccttttatacttaggacaaataagaaaccctaaaaacgttttaaaacacttagggctgagttagacgaatctgcagaaaaacattctgcctaagcttcgatcgatcgagcctgtctttcgatcgatcgagccaggccgaaaggcacaatcctttcctgctttaactcgattccaactttacatagatgcacaactttgagctagacttaaacacttctaaacaaattgttttgatcatggtttgccaacaatacaaattagagttctaaatacataaaatcctaagactttagaacctaacaaaaccTTTAAAAccgcttctcaaaaaaaaaaaaaaatcttcacaaCTTCAAGTacagttgagacttgagatactcttaaaaccaacaaaatgataaaaatacccccaaaatcatTGAAACCTCCTAAAACCTCCATACTGATCATGATATACCCCAAAGCATTGTGAAACTGCCTCCAAACTTTTAAAAGTCACAAAAAACGTCCTCCAAGATTCTTGAAGTAACTCACAAACCTCAACAATGAACCAGGCATCATGTCACTTTTAATACATTCTTGGTATTGGATCTTGCTATCTTTATTGAATCTCCTTAATTAATTCTTACAGTAATTTTGGAGAATTCGTTGTGAGAATTTACTGTTAGATAGAGAGAGATGCCAaacaaacctaaaaaatggaaaacacGTTCTTCTGCCTAGATAGCTATAAAATGGCTTTTATGTATAGATACCAAAAATTTCTTTAATGTTCCGAGTATCATATAGGAAGTGGTCCATGTCTGTGCTATTGTTGGGCCTCTCCGCCCCAGGCTTTACTCATTATAGGCTCTATCCATGTTGAGGAAATGGAACTTCGTTTAGTGTCTTCAGACCAAATGTCTGACTTGAGCCCTGTAAGAGATTCCGCTAGGCCTCAAATTTGGGCCTCCTCAAGCTAACataatgtaaagaacttatttttatatgaattttgtatttaatattaAGTGGGTTAAAATGAGTTGTGCTACATTCGTGTTAAATAAACacgataattaaaaaaaaaaaatgatctatttattaagcgtgtcaagTGGGTCAGGTTGTATCAACCCACTTCATTAATAGGTTGAGTTAAGGTTAAAGAgacatgacacgattattaaatagGTCGAGTTCGGGTTAAAACTattagtcgaatacccctacctcgacaTGACATGAACCTGACACACTAACCTAAATTAACACTCCTATTAACATTATGATTCATGGCACCCACATAGTTCATGGATAGGTTTATAGAAATAATGAGTTTAAAACCATGCTATTAGATAGAGCCAACATTTGATAACATCATTAATAGGTTGAGTTAAGGTTAAAGGGACATGACACAATTATTAAATAGGTCAGGTTCGAGTTAAGGTATTTAATCGAATACCCCTACCTTGACATGACATGAACTTGACACGCTAACCCAAATTGACACCCATATTAACATTATGATTCATGGCACCCACATAGTTCATGGATAGGTTTATAGAAATGATGAGTTTAAAACCACACTATTAGATAAAGCTACCACCAGGTAGTGTGGCGTAGTGATTGCCCCCTTCTTAATGGCTGTGCCAAGTGCAGGTTCGAGTCCTCATACCCCACAGGTGTGGGGTTTGGAttttggtttctaaaaaaaaacaaagcacaaGGGTGGAGTCCAAGTTGTGGGCACCATTATGTGTTGGTGGTACCCACAGGCTATGTATCTGTGGGGTGTGGTCGGCTGTGATAACACACGTGAGCCACCCTttttgttcctcaaaaaaaaaaaaagataaagccGACATTTGATTACCGGTTTGGCTTGGCCTGAATTAGAGCCTCATCAAGACTATGatagaaatgatgaatttagGACCACTTTATCAAATAGAATCAACTTCTTCTTTATGAACTGAGTACAATCTTTTCTAGATTGAGATCCAGCTATTGCACTATACAATTAACACATGTATGTGAGGTATAAAAATTGATAgggtgaaaaaataaaaaggtaaaagagttaaaaagttaaagaaaattttactttatCAACTTAATTTTACATCTCACATGATGTGGTAATTGTGTGGTGCAAAAACTCTAACTATTGCACTGAATCCAAATCCATATTTTCCCTACAAAAAATGATAGGTCATGAGTTCAAGTTTGGAATCTgtctctccaaaaaaaacataagtaaAGTTACCTACCAATCACATGTCTCAAACCCTACAAAATGAGAGTTATGTAAACTAAGTATGacttttttgatattttggaaGCGTATTTATCAAATAGTTTAGACCTCGATTGTGATAATTATcaagccaagtttattaatcaGTCCAATTATGCTTATGGCCTTGGTTAACAATTGTCAGGGACGTTTTACTACATGACCAAAAATGTAAGAACAACCCAAATctccccttgggttctttagaagtgATTATTTGTGGAGAgtatcaagcccaaaattccaatATTTTGTGAGTAGAGGCTAATGGTGCTTTAACAAGAGATaaatcaaaataccaaaaacaaaaatgcaaagaaatgcataaaaatGCAATAGGTCCAAAGCTTCAATTTGCAGTCAataagaagaggaaattgagagaggttatggggaagagagggaaggttccctcctacccatatttccacctcTAAACTCAAAATTGTGAGAGTGTCTCCTAGTTGAATAAGCTTTTGGTATAAAGTTTAAtaacaaaatgcataaaaacAATAGATCTGAAACTTCGACCAATAGTCGGCGAGAAGAGAAAATTGAGAGAAGTTGTGAGGAAAAGAGGGAAGGCTCtcctgtacccatatttccaaccctaagtttcaaaattttgagaattttagcTAACTGAATGAGCTTTTGCTCTAAAGTTTTAGTTATATGGGGAAagtgtggtttttcttttttgaatctAATTAGAGCCTTTTATATTGAGTTTTGGGTGCTCCTAATGACTAGTTTTTGGGCGGGGAGATGAGCCTATGGACCTCCAAGATGCTAAATtgatgtttggtttattttgccttttgtttggataaaaggGTTGGCTTTCTTTCtacataatttttgaaataaagtgGTTGGCTATATCAGCTATTGTTTCCTTGCCATTGTAGGCTTTTGGTAGCTACATTTGGTGGTTACAATAGGCTAGCTAATTAGTTTAGGGCCAGCTATGTTTTTTGggtggaaaagaaaatatggcAGCAAACTTGGTCCACAAACAACAAGAGCAGAAGACCTCCTCGGGGGTGGAAATTTTAGATACAAGACCTACTCCATGAGCCTAAGGTGCTACTAGTGTCCCTTAcccacttggtagcacgcaCGTGTTGAGCTCATGCAAAAGGTTTAGAAGAAACTGACCCATACCCTCAAAaccacacttcctcaatttcttTACTATGTCGCATGGGCTTCGGTCATtctaaaagaataaaatacaatataatacatgaattgaaCCCATAAGGAAGTTGGGCTTGGTTGAATCGGCCTTGTAAAAAAGGTGTCACAAAAATTGGTATCAACAACAATATTAATGCCTATTGTGTAAAACAAATGATAGCGGCAACATAAGTACACATGATATGGTGACATAGGGAAAACCGATGGAAAATTATTCAAAAGCAAAAACCACAGTGGGGTTTTGCCACCAACCCCAAGGAAAACAATTCACCTCATAGAATCAAAGCTTTTAAAAGATAGAATAACTTTATTCTAAATTGCTACAACCTGTGGTACTTAATGTCATTACCCAATGCAACTATGAAACCACAAACTTCTTCTATATATGAACCATTGCATGTGAACTTCCTGATCATGACTCCAAGTACCCACTTGAAGCTTTTTTTCCAAGAACTAGATAATTCTGGATGCAGCAGCTTCTGAATCATTGAATTTTcgatttttttcaattttgatctCTGAATGATGCTTTGAGAGAGCTTGGTATGAACTAACCCTAGATGTAAAGGCACAGCTCTTTAAAAGTCTTGAATCACGTCCTATAGGATTTCTTTTATAGCTTGGCTTAGGAGGCACTAAACCCTAGAAACTTAAACAGTTAAATGGgctcaaaaactaaaattggaTACGATTGTTGATCGATTGACTTCAATTCTCGATAGAATGAAAGTATTAAATCTCGATTTATCAAGTATCTATCGAAACAGTGTTaagaacacaaaaataataagtgTTCCTTTAGTAGTCTTGAGCATCAATCTTGAATTTGAATCAACTCAAAACACACTCACAAGACTTACATTTGATCACATGAAAATGCTCACAAGGCTTGCATTTCATCACAATGTTCATGGTTTTCCAACCTACCACTATGGACTCAACAATATTGAACAACATGATGTGGTAGTGCAATAATACAAGAGCAAAATTGCCACTTCCAGTTTTCCACACATACACAATTCTTTTCGGAGAGAATCTACCAAGCCAGCTCCAAAAACAatgaaatctcaaaattttctaaaacccAGCCCTCCCTCATCCTTTGGTTTACACAGGATACTCCATTCCAAAGTAGTGAGGTAGTGCTTGGTTCTTTCTATTGATTTTGATCTCCACCAAAAGTGTTTCAAAATTGAATCTATGCTTTCACTAAAGCTTTTACTTTTAGGAAATAATAGCACTGACATTGTATAAGAGGAATTGGCTAACGCTACTAACTTGATCGGAGTGGCTCTTCCCGTTCAAGACTGACTCTTGTACTTCCAATTTGCTAGCTATGtatttgtgagttgtgactCTAAATTTGTTGGATCTAAAAATTTGTATACTAATTATATGTTTACTATGagctttctttttccttttttttagttacttAATCTTAATTAGGGTTAGTTCTTGACGTTAATGTAATCAATGGAAAATCTATGATACTAGaccaaaattaaagaagaaaacaatgaGATTAAGAACAAAATAGATGTCATGCCTCAAACGTTTAAACAATTTGCTCGCCATcaacaagaatttttttaaatatattttatttactgATTTTGCAAACACTTTAAATTCAAAGTTAGAACCCCTTAAAAGTTACTGTGACTTTTGAATGAAGTTGTGGTgtgcttttgtgttagaactcatTTCCCTCtatcttgtgtgtgtgtttgtttctcaaaataaaaataaaaataaaaataaaaataaaaatcccccaaaaaatcaattaaattgtCACAATGAAATAGTTTATTCATTCTAAAGAAATTCCATATAtgtacacacaaaaaaaaaaaaaaaaaagtctgctTCACCAAGTTTTGTGACTAGTTTTATGATATATGGaagcatttgatttttttacacTCCATCCAAtgtttacaatttatttttgagaaacccATCCAATGTTTACTTGATAACTCATTTTTCTCCGCATGaacattttagttttttttttttttttatttggcttttaacttttatgagttataaatagtattaaagtaccatgacttttgagtagAGTTTGTAGTATGCTTTTGTattagaacccctttccctctcccttgtgtgtgtgtttgtttttcaaaaaaaaaaaaaaaaaaaagaattaaagtgttaaatgttattttacgaaaattacaactcaccaTTCTATTAGACTAAAGTAACCTCATGTTAAACGAATTtagaataaattatttttttacattctctgaaaaaaattctaattaaatttacgacagattgtattttatatttttttgcccCATCCCGTTGGTCATTATGTGTAACCTTAATGGGCTCTATTCTCATATGGGTCTATCTTTTGTAAAGAGCATTCCCTGCTAGGAATGCAAAATTACCATgtagaaaataaaataccaaaaGATACCCCCATTAGCTGGTGCATGATTGTAGCAAACAATATGCATATTATTGTAGCATGGTGTAAAAcatattttgattgattttttttttctctctcttgttttgGTTATAGTGGGCttgttacttttgttttttgggctgTTGGTATTGCTGCAAGTGGTGTAAAagaacatattattttattataatttagtgtaaaataaaaaatgagatgtatGATATGTTGTTTATGTggtaatgtaaaataaataatgtggGTTTTGGTAGTGTacaaaaatgcatattttttataagaatctaATGGAAATGCAATAATACAACTGAATAGGCtcttgaccaatttttttttctctgtttttgaaAAGAAAGTATCATGTATAAATTCACAATTATCTTAgattagtttgtttgtttgctctcttttgtttttagatAGACATCTTATGATTAATTTTGAACTTGGGTATGTAGGAATAAGCCCAAATTTAGGTAAGCCCacttgagagagaaagaagatcGCAGAAACTTGTGGCTGTGTGGCACCATATTGTCTATGCGCCTTATCCACTGGCTGTTGTGGTCGTTATAACTTCAAATATAGTGATAATACATTCTCTGACATTTGCTTCCCTCTTCATAATACCACCAAGAATTCTCCACCATGGCTTCCTCCATTGTGTACCCAGCAATACCTTCAGAGGTAAGTTTCATCGATATCATCTAAGACTAAGTTTCTTCGTTCATAAATGTAGTCCTCAGGTTGCCAAATGCCAAACCTTTGTTTGGAACTTAACATGGTGTTGTTTTTCAGCTATGCTCTAGAAAGAGTGCAATTTTCTCTTCCTCAAATGCACTTCTTGTCAAGCCCACAAGGACCCAGATGGTGGGGAAGGGCAAGGGAGTGAGAATCACTTGCCAAGCCACAAGTATTGCCGATGATCGAGTTCCTGACATGGCTAAGAGGGAGACCTTGAATCTGCTTCTTCTAGGTGCTCTTTCACTTCCGACTGCAGGCATGTTGATTCCTTATGCTACTTTCTTTGCCCCACCTGGGTGAGTCTTGCCCCCTTccatattcttttttctttgttatttactttcctcattaatttctttatatgatcgattactttatttttattgctgATTAGAATATGGTTGGCTAGGGCTGGGGTGTGGAGCAAGCCTGGGATTCAAGTTAGAGTAggatttctatcttgtataaaaaagaaaaaagaatatagtTGGCTAGCTGCTATGTGATTTAGATTAAAGTTATTTATATAGTCTAAAAATCGAATGCATTTATTCTCCCACATTAAATCGTCTGTGGTCTTTATTTCTTTCCATAGAAAAgattttcattgaaaatttgTTAAGCTGAAAGCTAACTTTTTTTCCTCCTTCCCCCACAAATCTAACTAAATGAAACATGATATATTTTATCTCTCAAAAGTTTAAGCGGTTAAAGCAGTTAGAAAATGGTTAATTCAATCATTTAACCTTAATTCTAATACTCATTTTTCATGTGTTAGTCTAAACTCCCATTTAATAAGTGAAGCCCTCTAGGTAtgacttttaactttttaaatgggAAATAGAAAGGGAGACAAGGTTCAGGACCACATGCTCCCAAAAGGCTAAACGGTTAGGATTTGtgaatttaattgtttaactATTGTTCTAACACTTTACTTAACGTGCAAATCTAGACTCTCCCTTAATAAGTAGGGCTTAagatgttgggttttttttacttttttaaatggAGGTAGAGTAGAGACATGGTTCAACTTCAGGACTTCTTGCTCTGGTAAATTACCGacttttttcaaaagtttaagttatttgacaatgatgaatttaatcataattCAAACAATGTTTAGAATGGAGGGAGACAATAGGGAGAGGAGAGGAAAATAGAAGGGAAAGAATATAATCAAACATCATGACCAGATATATACAAAAGAAATGGAACCTTAAATTTTCTTGGTGGTATTTTGACTTGAAACAACAATGATAGGTAGCGAGGCAAATTTTCagtaaattttacaatattgaTTAAGAATGAATTTAAAGGCTGTtgcttttcaaaattttactttgTATGTTAGTTGAAtactctaaagtctaaactcaCCTTTTGAAAGGAAacatcaaaaaattttgaatgagCAATCATCTCCTTATCtgggaggaaaagaaaatgatgatTGGTGATCATGATTGGCACATTAGAATGCAGATAtgtattatataaatatttctCCCCCATTATGCTCATCCAATTATCTGTCTTCATTAAGAAGGTATATTAAGGTGAGCAATAACTTCGTTGGTATAAATGGCTGATAAAAGTAGCGTTTTTCCCAGAGAACAGGATAATAAGTAAGTCTAGACCTATATTTGCAAGTTACTGGAAGATCCATCTCTACAGTGGCTTCGATTTATATTTTGACATCCTTTTGAGGCCAAAGAGATGAAACATAGCATTGTCAgcataatctctttcttattttttattttctatttgaagTCAGCATAATCTCATTGATTTGCTTGAAATGTGATGGAAAGTTGTCTTCTACAAAATGGAGTTCCTTATTATTATCTTGACTCTATTGTCACTATATGAACATTGCCTCTGCCTCTAAATCTAACTCTTAGCAGCTAAGTTCTAAAATTGCACTGGCATCATGCCTATTGCTCATTGTATTTGGCATTAATTTGCCGATAGTTATGTTTGTTATCATCAAGATACCAAATTTTTGTTCAAGTTGGAATCTGAGTTTTCTAATCTCTCTTCTTATGCttaattggaaaacaattaCAGATCAGGAGGTGCTGGTGGTGGTACCATTGCAAAGGATGCCATTGGCAATGATATCATTGCAGCTGAATGGGTCAAAACCCATGGCCCAGGGGACCGGACCCTTTCACAAGGACTAAAGGTACTGATATATCACACTACTCACCACTGAAACTATTTGCCATAAACATGGATTCAGAgagattttattaatatgttttCAAAGGGAAGGAGCATTGAATACGCACGATTGAAATTTTACACGGCAGGCATGTTTGGGCACCCTATAACTCACAACATGCTCTCAAAATAAGGTGTTGGAgtaagaatataataaaatatgtgAAAAGCAATCCATAGGAAGGCAGAGACACTAAGGATATGCTAGGACTTAAAATATGTGACAATCAGGGACTTTTTTAAATGTAGGCATGAAGGATATGCTAGGAATTTAAGATCATGATAGAGCAGTTGTTAtgattgaaagagagagagtaaagaTTACCTTGGTTTGACTTGATAGCCTACATTCGTAAGCCCTAAACAACTAAATCTTTACTATATTAACTATATTATTGCAATGAGTTTATTGAGAGTATATAGAATGCTATCAACCCTAAACTAATCATTACCTAGTCCTAGGTCGTAGATATACAATACAAAGTATTGTTGTTAAAGCGGAAGTACTTATGTCTATTTGTTGAAATAAAGgaagttgaaaaagaaaattgacataAATATACACGATTGACGATACAACAACAAGAATTTACGtggtttgaaaaagaaaattgtactAGCTAGTATAATAAACCTAAACCGAAGTCTGGGTTTTAAGCAGGATGTCTTTCAAAGTGCTGTATACATCGTCAATAATAGATTGTAGCACATTTCAAATTTAGACTCATGTACAGTTATAGAAAAGCAATATGGATTTTTCACTTTTGATTTCCAGGGAGATCCAACCTACCTTGTTGTGGAGAAAGACAGAACTCTGGCAACGTATGGAATTAATGCTGTCTGCACGCACCTTGGGTGTGTTGTGCCATGGAACACAGCTGAGAAAAAGTTCATTTGCCCTTGTCATGGATCCCAGTACAATGATCAAGGGAGAGTTGTTAGGGGACCTGCACCTCTGGTAATTGAAACATAACTTTACCCTTTCTTGGTTATTCAATTTCTTCTAGTTCTAGATGACATTGCATGTAAAAGTACCATTAATAAAATGACCTACTTATTTGAATGACCTCTATGTTGAAATGGTATCAATGTTTAATgtgatttaaaatatttttgagaaatttagCCATCTGAATTCCCTTGTGATTACCAAAAGTTCTAGTTCCTTGAACATCTGAAACATATGAAGCATGCGGATGTATAACTTTCCTTTGCATATTtattgacttcttttttttttttggtacttgtTGGAA
This genomic window contains:
- the LOC126695445 gene encoding cytochrome b6-f complex iron-sulfur subunit, chloroplastic, producing the protein MASSIVYPAIPSELCSRKSAIFSSSNALLVKPTRTQMVGKGKGVRITCQATSIADDRVPDMAKRETLNLLLLGALSLPTAGMLIPYATFFAPPGSGGAGGGTIAKDAIGNDIIAAEWVKTHGPGDRTLSQGLKGDPTYLVVEKDRTLATYGINAVCTHLGCVVPWNTAEKKFICPCHGSQYNDQGRVVRGPAPLSLALAHADVDPDNGKVVFVPWVETDFRTGENPWWA